The Changchengzhania lutea genomic sequence GACGCTTTTGATTACTAAAAAGGATATTGACTATTCAAAACCTGTGGCAGAACAAATCGCTGATTTTTTATACAAACACGGTATTACTTCTGTAATTATTGAAGGTGGGGCGCAAACCCTTCAAACATTTATAGATGAAGATATTTGGGATGAAGCTCGGGTTTTTAGGGGTCACGTGTTATTTAATAAGGGCATTAAGGCGCCTACATTTACTGGTAACCTAATTTCAGAAGAAAGTATTTTGAAAGATATTCTTAAAATTTACATGAATGATTAAAACCATAATTTTCGATTTTGGGAACGTTTTTATAAATCTCGATATTCAAGGTGCCATAGAAAAAACATACAGTTCATTAAACATCAATGGGTTTTCAGAACACATGATAAGCGTTAAAGCCTTATATGAGCAAGGATTAATTTCTACTGATAAATTTCTTGAATTTTATACTGAAAATTTTCCGGAAGTTTCAAAAGAGGATTTAATTGAGCTGTGGAATGACATGTTAAAGGATTTTCCGAAGCATCGATTAGATTTTTTAAAAGCTCTTAAAGCCACTTCAGAATATAAACTGATTTTATTGAGCAATACCAATGAACTTCATATTAATTGGATTAAAGAACATGTGTCGTTTTATGAAGATTTCAAAAATTATTTCGATCAATTTTATTTATCGCATGACATTAATCTTAGAAAGCCCAACACCGATATTTTTGAATTTGTCCTTCATGAAAATAAACTGAATGCCCATGAATGTATTTTTATTGATGATAATAGAAGTAATATCGATACGGCAGACGCATTAGGATTTATAACATGGCATATTAATCCTGAAACCGAGGACATCATTAATCTCTTTGAAACTAAAAGCGACTTATTTTAATTTCTTTTGGCAGAAACAGACACATACAAGACGATTACTAAACCTACCGATGCTAGATTATTCAAGGATAAAAATAGTAAGTTTTACGGTTACGCCTTTCCCGTTTCAAGCGAAGAAGAAGCAAAACAGCATTTAGACGATTTGAAAAAACAACATCATTCGGCAAGACATTGGTGTTATGCTTATCAAATTGGTACCGAAACGCTGGCTTACAGAGTGAATGATGATGGCGAACCAAACAATAGTGCTGGCATGCCCATTTATGGTCAAATCCAATCCTTTAATGTCACCAACATCCTTGTGGTAGTAGTGAGGTATTTTGGTGGTGTAAAACTTGGTGTTGGCGGTTTAATAAGCGCTTACAAAAACGCCGCACAACTTACTTTAGAAAGTGCAAAGATTATTGAGAAAACCATTGATATTCATTATCTAATCACATTTGATTATAAGAACATGAATAAGGTGATGCGCATTATTAAAGAGAAACAACTACAAATTATTAATCAGAAACTTGAAATGGACTGTCAAATAACCAT encodes the following:
- a CDS encoding IMPACT family protein, whose product is MAETDTYKTITKPTDARLFKDKNSKFYGYAFPVSSEEEAKQHLDDLKKQHHSARHWCYAYQIGTETLAYRVNDDGEPNNSAGMPIYGQIQSFNVTNILVVVVRYFGGVKLGVGGLISAYKNAAQLTLESAKIIEKTIDIHYLITFDYKNMNKVMRIIKEKQLQIINQKLEMDCQITISVRKNSAQNVFESFDHLFEIDIKPIN
- a CDS encoding HAD family hydrolase; translation: MIKTIIFDFGNVFINLDIQGAIEKTYSSLNINGFSEHMISVKALYEQGLISTDKFLEFYTENFPEVSKEDLIELWNDMLKDFPKHRLDFLKALKATSEYKLILLSNTNELHINWIKEHVSFYEDFKNYFDQFYLSHDINLRKPNTDIFEFVLHENKLNAHECIFIDDNRSNIDTADALGFITWHINPETEDIINLFETKSDLF